In Sparus aurata chromosome 5, fSpaAur1.1, whole genome shotgun sequence, the genomic window TCACAGTTGCACTTAGTCCAGTTTGTCAATacttggccaataaagctgattcgGATTTTATtacgtaaaaaaataaatagaatttAATATCTTCATTtctattaaataaaataaactaggCTATATAGGTGATTAACTAAGAGTCCTCAGCCTCCCCTCAGGCGAAGCATCAGGTCGATGGTGCTGTCATTTGTGACGTTGTAGTCTGTCAGTCTTCCAGTGGTCATCTCTCTGCTCTGGTGGAGGAGCCTCTGCTGGCTCACTGGGACCCCCTCTCTTTGCTCCACCCTGGCCTTGAAGTGGTCCACAGTCTCCTCAGGTGTGATGTCATAGGTGCTCAATTGGCCCTTCTCGTTCCTGAGGAACACCTGGATGGGTGGTGGCTGGGTGATCAGCAGAGACACCTGGGAGCCGGACTGTAGACCG contains:
- the LOC115581767 gene encoding polyubiquitin-like, with amino-acid sequence MEINIIMLNGASHRLMVNPQDTVKSLKQLIQDKLGVPVQEQKLVFVNGEKKTLNDDSKPLSWYGLQSGSQVSLLITQPPPIQVFLRNEKGQLSTYDITPEETVDHFKARVEQREGVPVSQQRLLHQSREMTTGRLTDYNVTNDSTIDLMLRLRGG